Proteins encoded together in one Lathyrus oleraceus cultivar Zhongwan6 chromosome 5, CAAS_Psat_ZW6_1.0, whole genome shotgun sequence window:
- the LOC127087477 gene encoding guanine nucleotide-binding protein-like NSN1 isoform X1 yields MVKRSKKSKSKRVPLKKKYKILKKVKEHNKKKTKEAKKLLQSGKKKVEKDPGIPNDWPFKEQELKALEARREKAIQELEQKKADRKERARKRKLGLPEDDDNSKSVETASLENVATAAKTKVDSSDRAFYKDLVKVIEASDVILEVLDARDPLGTRCVDIEKMVMKAGPEKRLVLLLNKIDLVPRESVEKWLKYLREELPTVAFKCSTQQQRSNLGWKSSKKVKPSNTLQLSDCLGAETLLKLLKNYSRSYEIKKSITVGLVGLPNVGKSSLINSLKRCHVVNVGATPGLTRSMQEIHLDKNVKLLDCPGVVMLKSQGNNATIALKNCKRIEKLEDPIGPVKEILKLCPARVLVALYKIPSFDSVDDFLQIVATVRGKLKKGGIVDIESAARIVLHDWNEGKIPYYTMPPVSEAEPSEAKIVPEFSKDFNIDEVYNGETSFIGTLKSTIDLDPVEVPSSCPLNFDETMLEDNEHVTLPKQDEAPEKVADNDEDESMESDKDDVSKNKGKTASSKQNEKLYTADGILNPKLKRAEKKKKKKANKAGSSDPMDGDYDFKVDYFKKDTMDVEGGSGDDGNDRHDEQVNSEVPMSGVEVDERLG; encoded by the exons ATGGTGAAGAGAAGCAAGA AGAGTAAGAGTAAGAGGGTTCCATTGAAGAAGAAGTACAAAATCCTGAAGAAAGTGAAAGAGCATAACAAGAAGAAAACCAAAGAGGCTAAGAAGCTTCTTCAAAGTGGTAAGAAGAAGGTTGAGAAGGATCCTGGTATTCCCAATGATTGGCCTTTTAAGGAACAAGAGCTCAAAGCACTTGAAGCTCGTAGAGAAAAGGCTATTCAGGAATTGGAACAAAAGAAAGCAGATCGGAAAGAAAGG GCTCGTAAAAGGAAGTTGGGCTTGCCGGAGGATGATGATAACTCTAAATCAGTTGAAACAGCTTCTCTAGAAAATGTTGCCACTGCTGCGAAGACTAAAG tAGATAGTTCGGATAGGGCCTTTTACAAGGATTTGGTAAAGGTTATTGAAGCCTCTGATGTCATACTTGAGGTCCTTGATGCCAGAGATCCCTTAGGTACTCGCTGTGTTGACATAGAAAAGATGGTGATGAAAGCAGGACCTGAGAAACGACTTGTGTTGCTTTTGAATAAAATTG ATCTTGTTCCTCGAGAATCTGTCGAGAAGTGGCTTAAGTACCTTCGAGAAGAATTACCTACTGTCGCTTTCAAGTGCAGTACACAACAGCAACGATCAAACCTAGGGTGGAAATCTTCTAAAAAAGTCAAACCAAGTAATACTTTGCAATTGAGTGATTGTCTCGGAGCGGAGACACTTCTCAAACTATTGAAGAATTATTCAAGAAGTTACGAG ATCAAGAAGTCAATCACTGTTGGTTTGGTTGGACTTCCCAATGTTGGTAAGAGTAGTCTTATTAACAGTTTAAAGAGATGCCATGTTGTCAATGTCGGTGCTACTCCTGGGTTAACAAGGTCAATGCAAGAGATTCATTTGGACAAAAATGTTAAGCTGCTGGATTGCCCTGGTGTTGTTATGCTGAAGTCTCAAGGAAATAATGCTACTATTGCATTAAAAAATTGTAAGAGAATCGAAAAGTTAGAGGATCCAATTGGCCCAG TGAAAGAAATTCTCAAGCTCTGTCCTGCCAGGGTGCTGGTAGCTCTTTACAAGATTCCAAGTTTTGATTCAGTTGATGACTTCCTACAGATTGTGGCTACTGTTAGGGGCAAGCTCAAGAAGGGTGGAATAGTTGACATTGAATCTGCTGCAAGAATCGTACTTCATGATTGGAATGAAG GTAAAATACCATATTATACTATGCCCCCAGTTAGTGAAGCAGAACCTTCAGAGGCCAAGATAGTTCCAGAGTTTTCTAAAGATTTTAACATTGATGAAGTCTACAACGGTGAAACTTCTTTTATTGGTACCCTTAAATCGACTATTGACTTAGATCCTGTTGAAGTTCCTTCAAGTTGCCCTCTCAACTTTGATGAGACAATGTTAGAG GATAATGAACATGTTACTTTGCCAAAACAAGATGAAGCTCCTGAGAAAGTGGCTGACAATGATGAGGATGAATCCATGGAATCTGATAAAGATGATGTTAGCAAGAACAAGGGTAAAACAGCAAgtagtaaacaaaatgagaagTTATACACAGCAGATGGTATACTTAATCCAAAATTGAAGCGGGcagagaagaagaaaaagaagaaggcTAACAAAGCCGGTTCATCTGATCCCATGGATGGTGATTATGACTTCAAAGTTGATTACTTCAAAAAAGACACAATGGATGTTGAAGGTGGCAGCGGTGATGACGGCAATGATCGTCATGATGAACAAGTTAACTCTGAGGTTCCCATGTCTGGCGTTGAGGTTGATGAACGATTAGGATAG
- the LOC127087477 gene encoding guanine nucleotide-binding protein-like NSN1 isoform X2 — MVKRSKKSKSKRVPLKKKYKILKKVKEHNKKKTKEAKKLLQSGKKKVEKDPGIPNDWPFKEQELKALEARREKAIQELEQKKADRKERARKRKLGLPEDDDNSKSVETASLENVATAAKTKDSSDRAFYKDLVKVIEASDVILEVLDARDPLGTRCVDIEKMVMKAGPEKRLVLLLNKIDLVPRESVEKWLKYLREELPTVAFKCSTQQQRSNLGWKSSKKVKPSNTLQLSDCLGAETLLKLLKNYSRSYEIKKSITVGLVGLPNVGKSSLINSLKRCHVVNVGATPGLTRSMQEIHLDKNVKLLDCPGVVMLKSQGNNATIALKNCKRIEKLEDPIGPVKEILKLCPARVLVALYKIPSFDSVDDFLQIVATVRGKLKKGGIVDIESAARIVLHDWNEGKIPYYTMPPVSEAEPSEAKIVPEFSKDFNIDEVYNGETSFIGTLKSTIDLDPVEVPSSCPLNFDETMLEDNEHVTLPKQDEAPEKVADNDEDESMESDKDDVSKNKGKTASSKQNEKLYTADGILNPKLKRAEKKKKKKANKAGSSDPMDGDYDFKVDYFKKDTMDVEGGSGDDGNDRHDEQVNSEVPMSGVEVDERLG; from the exons ATGGTGAAGAGAAGCAAGA AGAGTAAGAGTAAGAGGGTTCCATTGAAGAAGAAGTACAAAATCCTGAAGAAAGTGAAAGAGCATAACAAGAAGAAAACCAAAGAGGCTAAGAAGCTTCTTCAAAGTGGTAAGAAGAAGGTTGAGAAGGATCCTGGTATTCCCAATGATTGGCCTTTTAAGGAACAAGAGCTCAAAGCACTTGAAGCTCGTAGAGAAAAGGCTATTCAGGAATTGGAACAAAAGAAAGCAGATCGGAAAGAAAGG GCTCGTAAAAGGAAGTTGGGCTTGCCGGAGGATGATGATAACTCTAAATCAGTTGAAACAGCTTCTCTAGAAAATGTTGCCACTGCTGCGAAGACTAAAG ATAGTTCGGATAGGGCCTTTTACAAGGATTTGGTAAAGGTTATTGAAGCCTCTGATGTCATACTTGAGGTCCTTGATGCCAGAGATCCCTTAGGTACTCGCTGTGTTGACATAGAAAAGATGGTGATGAAAGCAGGACCTGAGAAACGACTTGTGTTGCTTTTGAATAAAATTG ATCTTGTTCCTCGAGAATCTGTCGAGAAGTGGCTTAAGTACCTTCGAGAAGAATTACCTACTGTCGCTTTCAAGTGCAGTACACAACAGCAACGATCAAACCTAGGGTGGAAATCTTCTAAAAAAGTCAAACCAAGTAATACTTTGCAATTGAGTGATTGTCTCGGAGCGGAGACACTTCTCAAACTATTGAAGAATTATTCAAGAAGTTACGAG ATCAAGAAGTCAATCACTGTTGGTTTGGTTGGACTTCCCAATGTTGGTAAGAGTAGTCTTATTAACAGTTTAAAGAGATGCCATGTTGTCAATGTCGGTGCTACTCCTGGGTTAACAAGGTCAATGCAAGAGATTCATTTGGACAAAAATGTTAAGCTGCTGGATTGCCCTGGTGTTGTTATGCTGAAGTCTCAAGGAAATAATGCTACTATTGCATTAAAAAATTGTAAGAGAATCGAAAAGTTAGAGGATCCAATTGGCCCAG TGAAAGAAATTCTCAAGCTCTGTCCTGCCAGGGTGCTGGTAGCTCTTTACAAGATTCCAAGTTTTGATTCAGTTGATGACTTCCTACAGATTGTGGCTACTGTTAGGGGCAAGCTCAAGAAGGGTGGAATAGTTGACATTGAATCTGCTGCAAGAATCGTACTTCATGATTGGAATGAAG GTAAAATACCATATTATACTATGCCCCCAGTTAGTGAAGCAGAACCTTCAGAGGCCAAGATAGTTCCAGAGTTTTCTAAAGATTTTAACATTGATGAAGTCTACAACGGTGAAACTTCTTTTATTGGTACCCTTAAATCGACTATTGACTTAGATCCTGTTGAAGTTCCTTCAAGTTGCCCTCTCAACTTTGATGAGACAATGTTAGAG GATAATGAACATGTTACTTTGCCAAAACAAGATGAAGCTCCTGAGAAAGTGGCTGACAATGATGAGGATGAATCCATGGAATCTGATAAAGATGATGTTAGCAAGAACAAGGGTAAAACAGCAAgtagtaaacaaaatgagaagTTATACACAGCAGATGGTATACTTAATCCAAAATTGAAGCGGGcagagaagaagaaaaagaagaaggcTAACAAAGCCGGTTCATCTGATCCCATGGATGGTGATTATGACTTCAAAGTTGATTACTTCAAAAAAGACACAATGGATGTTGAAGGTGGCAGCGGTGATGACGGCAATGATCGTCATGATGAACAAGTTAACTCTGAGGTTCCCATGTCTGGCGTTGAGGTTGATGAACGATTAGGATAG